Proteins encoded together in one Plasmodium cynomolgi strain B DNA, chromosome 9, whole genome shotgun sequence window:
- a CDS encoding transcription factor with AP2 domain(s) (putative), translating to MFSLRSSSNSSKKQPIEVDGKGKRPTSAKGETERVEDGQVKNLYNENPLSKIESYMDYAEQQTQVYPISRTTTPHQINIGSMESVHDEEGTFNPIAKSSTLLSHEEEELAKHINENDDGNEEGVVRRQTRSVSSNKYPLSGEQRDEAEIKFDSGVTESGINEKRQNYSRSEALQGVSAPQDGSVNMGNNVSVGNGDSQCGEQFSPNCEKEEPAKGMAVEEVEAGVEVDVEAGVEADVEAGVEADVEAGVEADVEAGVEADVEADVEAGVEADVEADEADDEDELGKSPLEQNNRVEGVSAGEYAEEPVLHKGTAPLAYDEGKPNDGEPNPGEDNRNAYQGRNEMCKDEESKERFEESLISDSCVYSKEEEVKSKNSIFKEEHETENHPDDKFKDEMQLNGEMQLNSDMQLNSDMQLNSEMQLKNENSEGNSNEHFKNSLIKDMLMQKESATEHASPIDQNKTLALIDNLLSIKGEEGVNNQFENLFTEESRDVVSNGYGTVPIVNASTGGVNPCGVVAVGGGIPAHVHGGGVGAVSDVVAAVGKSACVGNSAVGSNLVGSNLVGNNLVGNNLVGNNLVGNNLVGNNLVGSKLVGSNLVGSNLVGNNLVGSTPYGSAPYGSPPFGNLASGGMHESYGMASKEALSKSENIRKSKIICLSYLRILKRLTSIWSETNKSFEYHFVNILNNVEMNNLDLYLCCFSNIKISAAKSLFLDSIVECIDELEIIKKLKSVQGKEESNLYDKSTSFSSSSSSENKNGKSEMLKQIMNEVENNLSKEIVEEMHDLSLRNPYFSSTYHGNNSVSNVISGVSPHVTDGEPSVLSLYSCAYKKGVGNHNVCNDSSGSVDLKKGKDFLTCGGRSQCGVSAVCGGGAVVAGSLGGATTGGATTGGATTGGATAGGATACGAVGSVGIVGTTFAGAGSFPSYACNSHGNHFACPSALPVNCASGHLYNSCIGSNIPGNNGNNKVNPLNSNYSATNMMGLGGNNNPLSYSNSFGSNSNSCKKKCSYSDENILNKLNVSIDYHSYNDCNNNYIQEAEKVVEKYKNLTKLNSKESENMYSTCSQSTVHDVGNANVNAYLHFKSFMAEYANMHKGSGAEKNKLKDVDLTSSDLSFLRCLYAHLCGSGGWEDKSPNDVYCHDKDAKDVKSFYDNKLKLDSSSNNDMTKFLQEYKLSDEDNFDEREYYTKYGRSGNKGGILNGCDNNGNFSSNSFQSIMRKRKLRDTSAAHHHHGHHPMQKCSGGGGAGGNVSGMANANGGMVSGVTDLNGISGSGVNTNGAGLGGYDLNYLLCNPNVLKKLKFNLLEDKKSGDVSAVGGVGGVGGVVGVGGVGSVGSVGGSGGGANLAGSSGSLLGVIDFLKKDSNDYSVDENSGPHMNTRKSYANKNNGMSNVKNYKDILNLSQEIFGKKGANGGASGGGTGAGSPSSYKNGNDRDRERDRDRDSDMLHHHHHYPLHHPSLPHHHINPSTLYDFIMNTNNGSNGLLESSLHHPGSLLMNSLNGNNRNDNNLHESGSGNQSNSSGNNNNGTMNMKGAYNVSGSATSTATPSGLQKKNSYDFSADYNSKMSANESELSLSNNDNSSELLLSGGKMEGGVSSGAAGMSSAVTSGGASGGMSPYKHSKNENGKTVGMNTSNGGSKNIKNLKNSSTITPAASTNYGIGKLKYEMPVGVNPNDDKVKGVYFSKSLRGVGKWNAYFQIANNKRLFTSFSVSKYGYNEARKLSILKRTEWEKEYRHHTDLKNADAKKGKKKSSHHHQQQQQQEQPQQQSQTQQQTQQQQGVKSSLVKNNVKGASKGNNNHSINSNSDESISYGKENKLNEDSSLMYSNDDEEGCLISNKLAADISSELNDLNSLNALNDSHTLTAGSGKKVNKLGMSCGNNGSGGAGGCVATGGVTAGDCIKVDDSINFFIECTKNDNDAFNSVDLLRSSLNGGSAGESNNNDDGKSSSRKSARNSSGNNFPSNSLVDSYGSGAENNNKQSINSSRMLSNSIGLPNKYIRNLQFPAIDSHTVSNFLEAVTDDQKISS from the exons ATGTTCTCTCTGAGAAGTAGCTCTAACAGCAGCAAGAAGCAACCCATTGAGGTggatggaaaaggaaagagacCCACCAGTGCTAAGGGGGAGACCGAACGGGTGGAAGATGGCCAAGTGAAGAATTTGTACAATGAAAATCCATTAAGCAAAATAGAAAGTTACATGGATTATGCGGAGCAACAGACACAAGTTTATCCAATCAGTAGAACTACCACCCCACATCAGATCAACATTGGAAGCATGGAGAGTGTCCATGATGAAGAAGGGACCTTTAACCCGATTGCGAAATCTTCAACACTGTTATCtcatgaggaggaggagctaGCCAAACATATAAACGAGAATGACGATGGGAATGAGGAAGGGGTGGTGAGGAGGCAGACCAGAAGTGTCAGCAGTAATAAGTACCCGCTTAGTGGTGAGCAGAGGGACGAAGCGGAGATTAAGTTCGATTCGGGAGTGACAGAATCGGgtataaatgaaaagagaCAGAACTACTCAAGGAGTGAGGCCCTGCAGGGTGTGTCCGCACCACAGGATGGCAGCGTCAACATGGGGAATAATGTTAGCGTCGGCAATGGTGACAGTCAGTGTGGGGAGCAGTTTTCCCCCAATTGTGAAAAGGAGGAGCCCGCTAAGGGGATGGCGGTCGAGGAGGTAGAAGCGGGTGTCGAAGTGGACGTCGAAGCGGGTGTCGAAGCGGATGTCGAAGCGGGTGTCGAAGCGGATGTCGAAGCGGGTGTTGAAGCGGATGTCGAAGCGGGTGTTGAAGCGGACGTCGAAGCGGACGTCGAAGCGGGTGTCGAAGCGGATGTCGAAGCGGACGAGGCTGATGACGAAGATGAACTGGGGAAATCGCCCCTCGAGCAGAATAACAGAGTGGAGGGAGTGAGTGCAGGGGAGTATGCAGAAGAGCCAGTACTCCATAAGGGAACGGCGCCCCTCGCATATGACGAAGGGAAGCCAAACGATGGTGAGCCCAATCCGGGGGAGGACAATCGAAACGCCTACCAAGGTAGGAACGAAATGTGCAAAGATGAAGAATCGAAGGAAAGATTCGAAGAGTCGTTAATCAGTGACAGCTGTGTGTACAGCAAGGAAGAGGAAGTGAAGTCGAAgaattccatttttaaggaAGAACATGAAACGGAGAATCACCCGGATGATAAATTTAAGGATGAAATGCAGTTGAACGGCGAAATGCAGTTGAACAGCGACATGCAGTTGAACAGCGACATGCAGTTGAACAGCGAAATGCAGTTGAAGAATGAAAACAGTGAAGGGAACAGCAACGAGCATTTTAAGAATTCATTAATAAAAGATATGCTAATGCAGAAGGAGAGTGCTACTGAACATGCTTCCCCCATTGACCAGAACAAGACTCTTGCCTTGATAGATAACCTCCTTAGCAttaaaggggaggagggggtgAACAATCAGTTTGAGAATTTATTTACAGAGGAGAGCAGAGACGTTGTTAGCAATGGTTATGGCACTGTGCCCATTGTGAATGCATCCACAGGGGGGGTAAACCCATGCGGAGTGGTGGCTGTAGGAGGGGGGATCCCCGCACATGTGCACGGCGGTGGTGTCGGTGCTGTTTCTGATGTGGTTGCCGCTGTTGGGAAGAGTGCCTGCGTCGGGAATAGCGCCGTGGGAAGTAACCTCGTTGGAAGTAACCTCGTCGGAAATAACCTCGTTGGAAATAACCTCGTCGGAAATAACCTCGTCGGAAATAACCTCGTCGGAAATAACCTCGTAGGAAGTAAACTCGTCGGAAGTAACCTTGTCGGAAGTAACCTCGTTGGAAATAATCTCGTTGGAAGTACCCCGTATGGAAGTGCCCCATATGGAAGCCCCCCCTTTGGCAACCTCGCTAGCGGAGGAATGCACGAGAGTTACGGCATGGCTAGCAAAGAAGCCCTGAGCAAAAGTGAAAACATAAGGAAGTCCAAAATTATCTGCCTCAGCTATCTACGTATATTGAAGCGATTAACGTCTATATGGAGTGAAACGAACAAGTCCTTCGAataccattttgtgaatatcCTGAACAACGTTGAAATGAATAACTTAGATTTGTATCTGTGCTGTTTttcaaacataaaaatatctgCTGCGAAAAGTTTGTTTCTTGATTCGATTGTGGAATGCATAGACGAGCTGGAGAttataaagaaattaaaaagtgtgCAGGGCAAGGAGGAGAGTAACCTGTATGATAAAAGTACCTCCTTcagttcttcttcctcgagtgaaaataaaaatggtaaaagtgAAATGTTAAAACAGATTATGAATGAGGTGGAGAATAACTTGTCTAAAGAAATTGTCGAAGAGATGCATGACTTGTCTTTGAGGAATCCCTACTTTAGCAGCACCTACCATGGGAACAACAGTGTGAGTAATGTTATATCAGGAGTGTCTCCTCATGTGACAGATGGAGAGCCCAGCGTACTGTCCCTCTATAGCTGTGCGTATAAGAAGGGTGTCGGTAACCACAACGTGTGCAACGATTCAAGTGGAAGCGTCGAtttgaagaaggggaaagacTTCCTGACGTGCGGAGGTAGGAGTCAGTGCGGTGTGTCGGCTGTCTGCGGAGGTGGGGCGGTAGTTGCAGGGTCACTAGGAGGGGCAACCACGGGAGGGGCAACTACCGGCGGTGCAACCACGGGAGGTGCAACCGCCGGAGGTGCAACCGCGTGCGGTGCTGTCGGATCTGTTGGAATCGTCGGAACAACATTTGCCGGGGCGGGAAGCTTCCCCAGTTACGCGTGTAACTCGCATGGAAATCACTTCGCCTGCCCGAGTGCCCTCCCAGTGAACTGCGCCAGTGGACACCTGTACAATAGCTGCATAGGTAGCAACATCCCGGGCAACAATGGTAACAACAAAGTGAACCCCCTGAACAGTAACTACAGTGCAACAAACATGATGGGGTTGGGTGGAAATAATAACCCTCTAAGTTATAGCAACAGCTTCGGTTCCAACTCCAACTCGTGTAAGAAGAAATGCAGCTACTCGGATGAAAATATTctgaacaaattaaacgTCAGCATAGACTACCATTCGTATAACGACTGCAACAATAACTACATTCAGGAGGCCGAGAAGGTGgtggaaaaatacaaaaatttgacCAAGCTGAACTCGAAGGAGAGTGAAAACATGTATAGTACGTGTAGCCAGTCCACCGTGCACGACGTCGGTAACGCTAATGTGAATGCctatttgcattttaaatCATTCATGGCGGAGTATGCGAATATGCACAAGGGCAGCGGTGCAGAGAAGAATAAGTTGAAAGATGTGGACTTGACCTCCAGTGACTTGAGCTTTTTGCGCTGTCTCTATGCGCATTTGTGCGGATCCGGCGGATGGGAG GATAAATCACCCAACGATGTATACTGTCATGATAAGGACGCGAAGGATGTGAAGAGCTTTTACGACAACAAGCTGAAGCTGGACTCGAGCAGCAACAACGACATGACCAAATTTCTGCAGGAGTATAAACTTAGTGACGAGGACAACTTTGACGAGAGAGAGTACTATACCAAGTACGGACGAAGCGGAAACAAAGGAGGAATCCTAAACGGATGTGACAATAACGGAAATTTTTCATCGAACAGTTTTCAGAGCATaatgaggaagaggaagttGAGGGACACGTCTGCTGCGCATCACCATCACGGTCATCACCCTATGCAGAAATGCAGCGGTGGGGGAGGTGCCGGGGGGAATGTTAGCGGAATGGCTAATGCAAATGGGGGCATGGTGAGTGGGGTCACAGATCTGAATGGAATTTCCGGAAGCGGGGTGAACACGAATGGAGCGGGTTTAGGCGGCTATGACTTGAACTACCTCCTGTGCAACCCGAATGTGCTGAAGAAGTTGAAGTTTAATTTGTTGGAGGATAAAAAGAGTGGCGATGTTAGCGCAgttggcggcgttggcgGAGTTGGCGGCGTTGTCGGCGTTGGCGGAGTTGGCAGCGTTGGCAGCGTTGGCGGTAGCGGAGGGGGAGCTAACCTGGCTGGAAGTAGTGGAAGCCTGCTTGGAGTCATAGACTTCTTGAAGAAGGACTCCAACGATTACTCTGTTGACGAAAACAGCGGCCCACACATGAATACGAGAAAAAGTTATGCCAACAAGAATAACGGTATGAGTAACGTGAAAAACTACAAGGACATTTTGAACCTGTCGCAGGAAATTTTTGGCAAGAAGGGAGCCAACGGAGGTGCATCTGGAGGAGGAACGGGAGCTGGATCACCCTCATcgtacaaaaatgggaacgaCCGCGATAGAGAGCGCGATCGAGATCGCGACTCTGACATGCTTCACCACCATCATCACTACCCCCTGCATCATCCATCGCTACCTCATCACCATATAAACCCCAGCACATTGTACGATTTTATAATGAACACAAATAATGGCTCCAACGGATTGCTGGAGAGTTCGCTGCACCATCCAGGAAGCCTTCTGATGAACAGCCTGAACGGGAACAACAGAAATGACAATAACTTGCACGAAAGTGGAAGCGGGAATCAGAGTAACAGCAGTGGCAATAACAATAATGGCACGATGAACATGAAGGGAGCATACAACGTGAGTGGAAGTGCCACAAGCACCGCGACTCCAAGCGGATTACAGAAGAAGAACAGTTACGATTTTAGTGCCGATTATAATTCAAAGATGAGTGCCAACGAGTCGGAATTGTCACTAAGTAATAACGATAATAGTAGCGAGCTGCTCCTGAGTGGtggcaaaatggaaggaggGGTCTCTTCTGGAGCTGCTGGCATGAGCAGTGCTGTCACTTCAGGTGGAGCATCCGGAGGTATGAGTCCATACAAACATAGTAAGAATGAGAATGGAAAAACGGTTGGAATGAATACCTCAAATGgtggaagcaaaaatattaaaaatttgaaaaattcatCTACCATCACACCGGCTGCATCAACAAACTATGGAATtgggaaattaaaatatgaaatgcCGGTTGGGGTTAATCCAAATGATGACAAAGTGAAGggagtttatttttccaaatctCTTAGAGGAGTTGGCAAATGGAATGCTTATTTTCAGATAGCTAATAATAAGAGACTCTTTACCAGCTTTAGTGTGAGCAAGTACGGATACAATGAAGCGAGAAAATTGTCTATATTGAAAAGAACCGAGTGGGAAAAAGAATACAGGCACCACACCGATTTAAAGAACGCAGAtgcgaagaaggggaagaagaagtccAGTCACCACCATCAGCAGCAACAACAGCAAGAGCAGCCGCAGCAGCAGTCGCAGACGCAGCAGCAGACGCAACAGCAGCAGGGTGTTAAGAGCAGCTTGGtcaaaaataatgttaaagGTGCGTCAAAGGGGAATAACAACCATTCGATAAATTCCAATAGCGATGAGTCCATATCGTATGGGAAGGAAAACAAGCTGAATGAAGACAGCAGCTTGATGTACTCTAATGACGACGAGGAAGGCTGCTTGATTAGCAACAAACTTGCTGCAGACATTTCGAGCGAGCTGAACGATTTG
- a CDS encoding hypothetical protein (putative) codes for MEEDPNLTRKETSILEGTKFNICITPSLSGIQEMASEKKDPLGGANGGGNALYDDLKGAEEGAFYPPLENYNSMQVQIKDFTIEDVLQKKYTTDSMHKCEMGKGPSEKGAPVTEEGEEGEEVDEADEADEAEEADEADEADEGDEADEVDGGIPRDVEVENAAQRLDSEHIVGAPLQNAPAKRNTTLNISSDESNKDSYTREVNSSYQVFGDRKKKTNNKMKESIKLSKKMKNNGSTNKNTQYYHSHLLNEELNVLERSDAINVKKLKENKKSKLCPCLCFKKNKKGRFSRIKKDISLEIDDPFVMNVRSPMQMSINGNEFITKEMIEVFLKPEETEEFMKEFDLSGHGKIDMLMFRNAIKRAISCRKKFIKSLKGQESILKLVRRLMSILLSFLASVVLLFIFGVSVDTIIVTGAAFITAVTVILSYMYTSFITSVIFIAFSNPYNIGDRIRLDGGEAMYIKKIKTYTTEFETTTGKIVIYENSKLSNAKIYNESRSKNAYIDISFKVDINTPLLALKELRKSLQFLVDSRPSDFCKTKNLYFGYSLQPGHFYEISFWIKCVEGWGNWRKVFELRTDIYDFIILQLRLLSISYRLPTQKVGFTAPLNIMDTSNLKANRNKPYDYSCPPKEIRNPLFMPSAKHKREFDWTAESYTHGGGAPAQEGLTQGDDNIGVGTLPPVPFWKNFKAGHPAIPMKNISNIWDDSEDRNPKRWPHEAVHGWGIHPSGDTDGVNPPCGTTFLYEQCNSEQHTSEQYSSEQPNRMLNPHNIFHSSEPSQEIKYDEGDEYSYDSSSGYDSFEYVKHFTNLHDGVRRGVPIKGGRSLARKRDCNKKNE; via the exons ATGGAAGAGGACCCAAACCTCACCAGGAAAGAAACGTCCATTTTGGAAGGCACCAAGTTCAACATCTGCATCACTCCGTCCCTGTCCGGAATTCAGGAAATGGCGAGCGAGAAGAAGGACCCCCTCGGAGGCGCAAATGGTGGGGGCAACGCGCTGTATGACGATTTGAAGGGCGCGGAGGAGGGGGCGTTTTACCCTCCGCTGGAAAACTACAACAGCATGCAGGTGCAGATAAAGGACTTCACCATCGAGGACGTCCTGCAGAAGAAGTACACCACGGACTCGATGCATAAGtgcgaaatggggaaaggCCCCTCCGAAAAGGGGGCGCCAGTCacggaagaaggggaagaaggggaggaagtggaTGAGGCAGACGAGGCAgacgaagcggaagaagccgACGAGGCAGACGAAGCGGATGAGGGGGACGAAGCGGACGAGGTGGACGGGGGCATCCCGCGCGACGTCGAGGTGGAGAACGCGGCGCAGCGGCTGGACAGTGAGCACATCGTGGGCGCGCCCCTACAAAATGCGCCAGCGAAGAGAAACACCACACTGAACATCTCCAGCGACGAAAGCAATAAAGATTCGTACACGAGAGAAGTGAACTCATCATATCAAGTATTCGgagataggaaaaaaaaaacaaacaacaaaatgaaggagtctataaaattaagcaagaaaatgaaaaacaacgGCTCTACAAACAAAAACACGCAGTACTACCATTCTCATCTCCTGAACGAAGAACTTAACGTTCTGGAGAGAAGTGATGCAATCAAtgtaaaaaaactgaaagagaataaaaaatcgaaattaTGCCCATGTCTATGctttaagaaaaataaaaaaggacgaTTCAGTAGAATAAAGAAAGATATTTCTCTCGAGATTGACGACCCTTTTGTTATGAATGTCAGGAGTCCCATGCAAATGAGCATAAATGGAAACGAATTCATAACTAAAGAAATGATAGAAGTTTTTCTCAAACCAGAAGAGACAGAAGAATTCATGAAGGAATTTGATTTGTCCGGACATGGAAAAATAGACATGCTTATGTTTAGAAATGCAATAAAGAGAGCTATAtcatgtagaaaaaaattcataaagaGTTTGAAGGGACAAGAAAGTATTCTTAAATTGGTTCGTCGATTAATGTCTATTCTTCTATCCTTCCTAGCATCCGTTGTtcttttattcatttttggagTCTCTGTCGATACCATCATTGTGACAGGGGCTGCCTTCATAACTGCCGTCACGGTAATTCTCAGCTATATGTACACAAGCTTTATCACCTCCGTCATTTTTATTGCCTTCTCTAATCCGTATAACATAGGAGATCGTATAAGGCTAGATGGAGGAGAAGctatgtatattaaaaaaatcaaaacgtATACCACCGAATTTGAAACGACAACtggaaaaattgttatttatGAAAATTCAAAACTCAGTAATGCCAAAATTTACAATGAAAGTAGAtccaaaaatgcatatatagatatatccTTTAAGGTGGATATTAATACCCCTTTGCTTGCACTTAAGGAGTTGAGGAAGAGCTTGCAGTTTTTGGTTGATAGTAGACCTAGTGACTTTTGCAAAACAAAGAATTTGTATTTTGGGTATTCTCTTCAGCCAGGTCATTTCTACGAAATCAGTTTTTGGATCAAGTGTGTGGAGGGCTGGGGGAATTGGAGGAAAGTATTCGAGCTACGGACCGACATTTAcgattttatcattttgcaACTGAGGCTGCTTAGTATATCTTACAGACTGCCCACGCAGAAGGTCGGGTTCACTGCCCCGCTCAACATTATGGACACGAGTAACTTGAAGGCGAACAGGAACAAGCCGTACGACTACTCCTGCCCCCCCAAGGAGATCAGAAATCCGCTCTTCATGCCGTCTGCCAAGCATAAGAGGGAGTTCGACTGGACAGCCG AGAGTTACACACATGGAGGGGGAGCCCCTGCCCAAGAAGGACTTACCCAAGGGGATGACAACATCGGAGTGGGTACACTACCACCTGTACCGTTTTGGAAGAATTTCAAAGCGGGTCATCCCGCCATCccaatgaaaaatatttcgaacATATGGGACGACAGTGAGGACAGGAATCCAAAACGATGGCCACATGAAGCAGTGCATGGCTGGGGAATACACCCAAGTGGTGATACAGACGGAGTGAATCCCCCGTGTGGAACTACCTTCCTGTATGAACAGTGCAATAGTGAACAGCACACTAGTGAACAGTACAGTAGTGAACAGCCCAACCGTATGCTCAATCCGCACAACATTTTCCACAGCTCAGAGCCATCACAAGAAATTAAATATGACGAGGGAGACGAATACTCCTATGATAGTTCCTCTGGTTATGACAGCTTCGAATACGTAAAGCACTTTACAAATCTGCACGATGGAGTTCGCAGAGGTGTGCCCATCAAAGGTGGCAGAAGCCTTGCGCGCAAAAGGGATTGCAATAAGAAAAACGAGTAG